Proteins from a single region of Bradyrhizobium diazoefficiens:
- a CDS encoding TRAP transporter substrate-binding protein, which translates to MRRRDFIKLSAGLSAGFGAATLAPISSGNAQTKAVFKAADVQPVGYPTVAAVESMGKKLAEATQGRLSIQTYPSAQLGAEKETIEQTQIGAIQMLRVSAGAVGPIVDDINVVNMPFLFKNVAQSWKMMDGDVGQELLDKITASPNANLVGLAWMDSGARSFYNTKHPIKSIADVHGLKLRVIGNPIFIDMVNALGGNGIAMGYDQVFSSLQTGVIDGAENNPPSYVFSNHYTAAKYYSLTEHLIIPEILCFSKRSWTALSADDQALIKKFAREAQIEERELWKKYETTAMEKAKAAGCEIVEIADKKPFQDAVKPVWDKYGPKYQAMIKRIQAL; encoded by the coding sequence ATGAGACGCCGTGATTTCATCAAATTGAGCGCCGGACTTAGTGCAGGATTTGGAGCTGCCACGCTTGCTCCGATCTCGTCGGGCAACGCCCAGACCAAGGCCGTGTTCAAGGCCGCCGACGTTCAGCCGGTCGGCTATCCGACGGTCGCCGCCGTCGAGAGCATGGGCAAGAAACTCGCCGAGGCGACCCAAGGCCGCCTCTCGATCCAGACCTATCCCTCCGCGCAACTCGGCGCCGAGAAGGAGACGATCGAGCAAACCCAGATCGGCGCCATCCAGATGCTGCGCGTCAGCGCCGGCGCAGTCGGTCCGATCGTCGACGATATCAACGTCGTCAACATGCCGTTCCTGTTCAAGAATGTGGCGCAATCCTGGAAGATGATGGACGGCGACGTCGGCCAGGAGCTGCTCGACAAGATCACCGCGAGCCCCAACGCGAACCTGGTCGGTCTGGCTTGGATGGATTCCGGCGCGCGCAGCTTCTACAACACCAAGCATCCGATCAAGTCGATCGCCGACGTCCATGGCCTGAAGCTTCGCGTGATTGGCAACCCGATCTTCATCGACATGGTCAACGCGCTCGGTGGAAATGGCATCGCGATGGGCTACGACCAGGTGTTCTCTTCGCTCCAGACCGGCGTGATCGACGGCGCCGAGAACAACCCACCGAGCTACGTGTTCAGCAACCACTACACCGCAGCGAAATACTATTCGCTGACCGAACACCTGATCATTCCTGAGATCCTCTGCTTCTCCAAGCGGTCCTGGACTGCGCTGTCCGCGGACGACCAGGCGCTGATCAAGAAGTTCGCCCGCGAGGCCCAGATCGAGGAGCGCGAACTCTGGAAAAAGTACGAAACGACGGCGATGGAGAAGGCCAAGGCCGCCGGCTGCGAGATCGTGGAGATCGCCGACAAGAAACCATTCCAGGATGCGGTCAAGCCGGTCTGGGACAAGTACGGTCCGAAATACCAGGCGATGATCAAGCGCATCCAGGCGCTCTGA
- a CDS encoding TRAP transporter small permease codes for MAALFRRAMDFLYLLCVIVGCIALVAISAVIPWAVFTRYVLNSAASWPEPTAVLLTIVLTFIGAAAGYRLNLHMSVAYFAKKLPPPLQWATDILVQFLMAMIALFMVIWGERLVQVTWYNTIPDFPSLSVGVTYLPIPIGGACLLLFVIERIFLGVPPDPIGKHSEPAPFE; via the coding sequence ATGGCCGCACTGTTTCGCCGAGCGATGGACTTTCTCTACCTGTTGTGCGTGATCGTCGGCTGCATCGCCCTGGTCGCGATCTCCGCGGTGATCCCGTGGGCGGTGTTCACGCGCTACGTGCTCAACAGTGCAGCGTCCTGGCCGGAACCGACGGCGGTCTTGCTGACGATCGTGCTGACTTTCATCGGCGCCGCCGCGGGCTACCGGCTCAACCTGCACATGAGCGTTGCCTATTTCGCGAAGAAGCTTCCACCGCCGCTGCAATGGGCGACCGACATTCTCGTTCAGTTCCTGATGGCGATGATCGCATTGTTCATGGTCATCTGGGGCGAACGCCTGGTCCAGGTCACCTGGTACAACACCATTCCAGACTTCCCATCGCTGTCGGTCGGTGTGACCTACCTGCCGATTCCGATCGGCGGCGCATGTCTGCTCCTGTTCGTGATCGAACGGATCTTCCTCGGCGTGCCGCCCGACCCGATCGGAAAGCATTCCGAACCCGCCCCCTTCGAGTGA
- a CDS encoding TRAP transporter large permease: MDIFILLGTMIACFLIGMPIAYSLAMAAIAGALSVGIPLEALMLKISDGVSKVAMLTIPFFVLAGAIMAEGGMARRLVAFADVLVGLTRLRGGLSIVNVLATTFLSGISGSAVADTSAIGSVMIPQMEKNGYPRVFATNLTISSSVQALLVPPSHNAVLYSLATGGTISISALFMAGVFPGLLIGFSLIILCLVIAYREGHPHGRTVPAKDAIKITIDAAWGLITLVIILGGILGGIFTAIEAGAVACIWAFFVTMFVYRDYKWRDLPVLLHRTLRTVAMVMTLIACASAVGYIMALTQMPAKMTAFFLSISSNKYVILLLLNVLLLLLGTLLDMAPSILIATPILLPVMQNFGVDPVHFGMIMLLNLGIGLCHPPVGAILFVGCAVGKVSLEEVMRKIWPFYGVMLFVLMLVTYLPEISLWLPRHILH; encoded by the coding sequence ATGGACATCTTCATCCTGCTCGGCACGATGATCGCGTGCTTCCTGATCGGCATGCCGATCGCCTATTCGCTGGCGATGGCGGCGATCGCCGGCGCGCTTTCGGTTGGCATCCCCCTGGAAGCCCTGATGCTGAAGATCTCGGACGGCGTCAGCAAGGTTGCGATGCTGACCATCCCGTTCTTCGTGCTCGCCGGCGCCATCATGGCCGAAGGCGGCATGGCGCGGCGGCTGGTCGCCTTTGCCGACGTGTTGGTCGGCCTGACCCGGCTGCGCGGCGGCCTCTCGATCGTCAACGTGCTGGCGACAACGTTCCTCAGCGGCATCTCCGGCTCCGCGGTGGCCGATACCTCGGCGATCGGCTCGGTGATGATCCCGCAGATGGAGAAGAACGGCTATCCACGCGTGTTCGCCACTAACCTCACGATCTCCTCCTCGGTCCAGGCGCTACTGGTGCCGCCGAGCCACAACGCCGTGCTGTATTCGCTCGCGACCGGCGGCACCATCTCGATCAGCGCGCTGTTCATGGCGGGCGTTTTTCCGGGGCTGTTGATCGGATTCTCGCTCATCATCCTGTGCCTGGTGATCGCCTATCGCGAAGGCCACCCGCACGGCCGCACCGTGCCGGCCAAGGATGCGATCAAGATCACGATCGATGCGGCCTGGGGCCTGATCACGCTCGTCATCATTCTCGGCGGCATCCTGGGCGGCATCTTCACCGCGATCGAGGCCGGCGCCGTTGCGTGCATCTGGGCGTTCTTCGTCACCATGTTCGTCTACCGCGACTACAAATGGCGCGATCTGCCGGTGCTGCTGCACCGGACCTTGCGCACGGTCGCGATGGTGATGACGCTGATCGCCTGCGCCTCCGCCGTCGGCTATATCATGGCGTTAACGCAGATGCCGGCGAAGATGACGGCGTTCTTCCTGTCGATCTCGAGCAACAAATACGTCATCCTGCTGCTGCTCAACGTCCTGCTGCTGCTGCTGGGCACGCTGCTCGACATGGCGCCGTCGATCCTGATCGCCACGCCGATCCTGCTGCCGGTGATGCAGAATTTCGGCGTCGATCCCGTCCACTTCGGCATGATCATGCTGCTCAACCTCGGCATCGGCCTGTGCCATCCGCCAGTCGGCGCGATCCTGTTCGTCGGCTGCGCCGTGGGGAAGGTCTCGCTCGAAGAGGTCATGCGCAAGATCTGGCCGTTCTACGGCGTCATGCTGTTCGTGCTGATGCTGGTCACCTACTTGCCGGAGATTTCGCTCTGGCTGCCGCGTCACATCCTGCACTGA